One Coffea arabica cultivar ET-39 chromosome 5e, Coffea Arabica ET-39 HiFi, whole genome shotgun sequence DNA segment encodes these proteins:
- the LOC113743387 gene encoding F-box/LRR-repeat protein At3g26922: protein MAEQPVAKRPATQPTTIDDLPENLLIRILSLLPLISAIQTSFISRKWRNLWHSLPSLKFKITKFPRNPASPLSLIVQQFSDFVSQTLINRPNTLPLRKFSLLFLYSSNHRYRSLVTTWLRYALDCSVKELNFRFAVYPKRRENNDGSENSPYYDFHLSDLMNNTSVIRLMLCRCEIIMPSRNLVRFESLRSLELVEVDLSDELLSDLILRCENLKKLVLRQFHGLRKFRIVSEKLQDLELSRYYVENAEDFDSSVEICTPNLSRIEIRYFYVANYKGDLSSVVEAELRLLERETEGYIFQCWSKPMSLLTGVQRLTVQNNLLLFIHSEMKPDESFQFKNLKHLELKTGYTHSEMVGLAALLMQAPVLETLVLDYVYQTEKEASFYDDFKARPFTFDIPSLQEVKMTNFRNTDLEYHVLALLGREKVVLNKVVLVPAKLERSSLSGPMVFDLTAYEDWTSAIAALLRHRLVPQK, encoded by the exons ATGGCGGAGCAGCCAGTAGCCAAACGGCCGGCCACGCAGCCAACAACCATAGACGACCTTCCAGAAAACCTCCTCATCCGCATCCTCTCCTTGCTCCCCCTGATTTCCGCCATACAAACTAGCTTCATTTCTAGAAAATGGCGTAACCTCTGGCATTCCCTTCCTTCCCTGAAATTCAAGATCACCAAATTCCCTCGTAACCCCGCCAGCCCACTTTCTTTAATTGTCCAACAGTTCTCCGACTTCGTTTCCCAAACCCTCATCAACCGCCCCAACACCCTTCCCCTCCGCAAATTCTCCTTGCTCTTCCTCTACTCCTCCAATCACCGCTATCGCTCCCTCGTCACCACCTGGCTCCGCTATGCCCTTGATTGCAGCGTCAAGGAACTTAATTTCAGATTTGCCGTCTATCCTAAACGTCGTGAGAATAATGATGGCTCTGAAAATAGCCCatattatgattttcatctttctGATCTCATGAATAATACGTCCGTTATTCGTTTGATGTTATGCCGCTGTGAGATTATCATGCCTTCGCGTAATTTGGTTCGTTTTGAATCGCTGCGGTCTTTAGAACTTGTTGAGGTGGATTTATCCGATGAGTTGCTTTCGGACTTGATCTTGAGGTGTGAGAATCTTAAGAAGCTTGTTCTTAGGCAGTTTCATGGGTTGAGGAAGTTTAGGATTGTTTCTGAGAAGCTCCAGGATTTAGAATTGAGCCGGTACTATGTTGAAAATGCAGAAGATTTTGATTCATCAGTTGAGATATGTACACCAAACCTGTCGAGGATAGAGATACGTTATTTCTATGTGGCAAATTATAAAGGGGACTTATCCTCTGTTGTTGAGGCTGAATTGAGACTTCTTGAAAGAGAGACAGAGGGCTATATTTTTCAGTGCTGGAGCAAACCCATGAGCTTGTTAACTGGTGTCCAGCGTCTCACTGTTCAAAACAATTTGCTCTTG TTTATACATTCAGAGATGAAGCCTGATGAGTCATTTCAATTCAAAAATCTCAAGCATTTGGAGTTGAAAACGGGGTATACTCATAGTGAGATGGTTGGTCTTGCTGCGTTGCTTATGCAAGCCCCCGTACTTGAGACCCTTGTCCTTGATTATGTCTACCAGACAGAGAAAGAG GCAAGCTTCTATGATGACTTTAAGGCTAGGCCTTTCACATTTGATATACCTAGTCTCCAGGAGGTGAAAATGACGAACTTTAGAAACACTGATCTCGAATATCATGTGTTGGCCCTCTTAGGACGTGAAAAGGTTGTCTTAAATAAGGTTGTTTTGGTCCCTGCAAAGCTGGAAAGATCATCCTTGAGTGGACCAATGGTTTTTGATTTGACTGCATATGAAGATTGGACTTCAGCGATCGCTGCATTGTTGAGACATCGTTTGGTTCCCCAGAAGTAA
- the LOC140006601 gene encoding uncharacterized protein produces MFGRIKHAIPSLSHFLSARSKPKSPLSFSSYSYPREMSTQVFPSNPGSNETRIEGNMPTGMSRLGTNVQHNKSLGSETAETPESKVIQVVKEKWLWDKPPAGFYKVNVIITRMGDRFIVACIIRDENGMLVDPLGHIVEFPYKEENVCLVAFQAMQAGVAYFLKRVPGKTKLIVECDNRNAVSMYEELRPAIPVKFRETYWRIADLSDQLEELKAHWVPQEVNQLAAVYSSQRKNGLEMDQIIHDENWKTICESNMKGEAVETKTKFVYPGPEWDMKKSIQKMREKYAKLEANAKDPERKAKYSQHYAPST; encoded by the exons ATGTTTGGCAGAATTAAGCATGCTATTCCCTCACTTTCCCATTTTCTATCGGCAAGATCAAAACCAAAATCTCCTCTTTCCTTCTCTAGTTACTCGTACCCAAGGGAGATGTCTACTCAGGTCTTCCCCTCTAATCCGGGTTCAAATGAGACAAGAATTGAAG GAAACATGCCAACAGGAATGAGCAGGCTGG GTACAAATGTACAGCATAATAAGAGCCTAGGATCTGAAACAGCTGAAACCCCTGAATCTAAAGTCATTCAAGTGGTGAAG GAGAAATGGTTGTGGGATAAGCCTCCAGCAGG GTTCTATAAGGTTAATGTAATTATCACAAGAATGGGAGATCGGTTTATAGTAGCATGTATCATCAGGGACGAGAATGGAATGCTAGTGGATCCTCTTGGTCACATTGTGGAGTTTCCTTATAAAGAAGAAAATGTTTGTCTGGTTGCATTCCAAGCTATGCAAGCAGGAGTGGCCTACTTCTTAAAGCGTGTACCAGGAAAGACAAAATTAATTGTTGAATGTGACAATAGGAATGCTGTTAGTATGTACGAGGAACTCAGGCCAGCAATCCCAGTCAAATTCAGAGAAACTTACTG GAGAATAGCGGACCTATCAGATCAACTTGAAGAACTCAAAGCCCACTGGGTGCCTCAGGAAGTCAATCAATTGGCCGCTGTTTATTCGTCTCAAAGAAAGAATGGACTAGAGATGGACCAAATCATCCATGATGAGAACTGGAAGACGATTTGCGAGTCCAACATGAAAGGTGAGGCTGTGGAAACAAAAACGAAGTTTGTGTATCCTGGTCCCGAGTGGGACATGAAAAAGTCTATCCAGAAAATGCGGGAGAAGTATGCTAAGTTGGAGGCTAATGCCAAAGATCCTGAGCGGAAAGCTAAATATTCACAACACTATGCACCTTCAACTTGA